The Apium graveolens cultivar Ventura chromosome 6, ASM990537v1, whole genome shotgun sequence genome contains a region encoding:
- the LOC141665803 gene encoding uncharacterized protein LOC141665803, whose protein sequence is MLKLHNWKSRFGITDSAFTDLLSSVGSLLPKDNVLPSNAYEAKKTLSNLGLEYIKFHSCLNDCVLYRGVHADATKCPKCRLSRWKLTKKGEERINLPAKVMWYFPIIPRFKRMFKSPSTAELMCWHAQQRTQDGKMRHPADSPSWKNIDYRWPSFGSEPRNLRLALSGDGVNPHNNGLSNRYSCWPVILVTYNLPPWLCMKRKFMMLSILIPGPHEPGNNIDIYLQPMIDDLKKLWKEGEPNMYDAYNKSFFTLKVVLMWTINDFPAYGNLSGCVNKGYKCFPVCGDDTVAKYLTHSRKMCYQGHRRYLPLHHPYRRQKAAFNGQQEFGQPRRTLSGEEVLAEQEQIKFEFGKKMKKAKKVESPWKKKSVFFELEYWKFHHVRHCIDVMHVEKNVCDSLIGTLLNMRHKTKDSAAARRDMMEMGVRSDLAPQVGVKKTYLPPSPFTLSKAEKKTFLSSLMSMKLPYGHASNIKNCVSMPDLNIYGLKSHDCHILLQQLLPVAIRFVLPKHVRVTIIRLCFFFNALCNKVVDVSKLDKLQSDVILTLCDLEKVFHASFFDVMVHIVVHLVQELRLCGPVFYRWMYVFERFNKVLKSYVRNRYYPEGCMTESYLGEESVEFCTEFLSQNYSTAGLPKGQDNKISGPLSAVIIISVEEKERDEAHLHVLLNNAEVFPYILMHKEYLEEIHRGKRKSLHWLMREHNRLFADWFQNKVNDELRENNKGVSDTIRWLAAKPSFSVLTYQGYLVNGVRYFTKERDDIRIVQNSGVSVIAKAVQVSSAKDLNPVESDLTFYGIIQEIWELDYHAFKAPLFLCKWASNDKGIRVDDLGFTLVDFSRQGHKKDKYVSVDQVKQVFYLEDPVDATWSIVLSSTTRDYRELYNEDDLGDTIMEHPPFCTEIPATDVTTDDVAHTARPNVEGIWIKNTATKTPAPNVFRLREQNGKEAKSQESNFEENDRKNNSEKVDDEIVPDDKTSETCNDKLVQVPPQYQTQSSGEEMMTTSESAKKG, encoded by the exons CGATAGTGCCTTCACTGACCTCCTTTCTTCTGTTGGGTCTCTACTTCCCAAAGATAATGTGTTACCTAGTAATGCATATGAAGCAAAAAAAACCCTCTCCAATTTAGGTCTAGAGTATATAAAGTTCCATTCATGTCTGAATGACTGTGTACTGTACAGGGGTGTACATGCTGATGCAACCAAGTGTCCTAAGTGTCGACTTTCTCGGTGGAAGTTGACAAAGAAAGGTGAAGAGAGGATTAATCTTCCAGCCAAAGTCATGTGGTATTTTCCAATAATTCCTAGATTTAAACGTATGTTTAAATCTCCTTCCACCGCTGAACTAATGTGTTGGCATGCGCAACAGCGGACACAAGATGGTAAAATGCGACATCCAGCCGACTCTCCATCTTGGAAAAATATAGATTATAGGTGGCCATCCTTTGGTAGTGAACCGAGAAACCTTCGCTTGGCTTTATCGGGGGATGGTGTAAACCCGCACAATAATGGCCTATCTAATAGATATAGTTGCTGGCCAGTCATATTGGTGACTTACAATCTTCCTCCCTGGTTATGTATGAAAAGAAAATTTATGATGTTGTCGATATTGATCCCTGGCCCGCATGAGCCTGGTAATAACATCGACATCTACTTACAACCGATGATTGATGATTTAAAAAAGCTTTGGAAGGAAGGGGAACCAAATATGTATGACGCGtataacaaatcatttttcactttaaaagtAGTTTTAATGTGGACGATAAATGACTTCCCTGCTTACGGAAATTTATCTGGCTGCGTTAATAAGGGTTATAAGTGTTTTCCAGTTTGTGGAGATGACACCGTAGCTAAATATTTGACTCATAGTAGGAAAATGTGCTACCAAGGGCATCGTCGATATTTGCCTCTACATCATCCTTATAGAAGGCAGAAGGCTGCTTTTAATGGACAACAAGAGTTTGGGCAGCCGCGTCGAACCCTATCCGGAGAAGAAGTGTTAGCAGAGCAAGAacaaatcaaatttgaatttgggaagaaaatgaagaaggcaaaGAAGGTTGAAAGTCCATGGAAGAAAAAGTCAGTATTTTTCGAGTTAGAATACTGGAAATTTCACCATGTTAGGCACTGTATTGATGTCATGCATGTCGAGAAGAATGTATGTGATAGTCTGATTGGCACATTACTAAATATGCGCCATAAGACAAAGGATAGTGCGGCAGCCCGTCGTGATATGATGGAAATGGGCGTTAGATCTGATTTGGCTCCCCAAGTAGGAGTAAAGAAAACCTATTTGCCTCCTTCTCCCTTTACTTTGTCAAAGGCAGAAAAAAAGACTTTCTTGTCATCATTAATGTCGATGAAACTTCCATACGGACATGCATCGAACATAAAAAATTGTGTTTCCATGCCTGATTTGAATATTTACGGGCTGAAATCACATGATTGCCACATTCTTCTCCAACAATTACTCCCGGTTGCAATACGATTCGTTCTTCCGAAGCATGTTAGGGTCACAATTATTAGATTGTGTTTCTTTTTTAATGCTTTGTGCAACAAAGTAGTAGACGTGTCAAAACTGGATAAGCTGCAGTCAGATGTTATACTAACCTTGTGCGATCTAGAAAAGGTTTTCCATGCGTCATTTTTTGATGTAATGGTACATATAGTAGTCCACTTGGTCCAGGAACTACGCTTATGTGGACCAGTATTTTATAGGTGGATGTATGTGTTTGAACGGTTTAATAAAGTACTAAAGAGTTATGTTCGAAACCGTTATTATCCTGAAGGTTGTATGACAGAGAGTTACCTTGGAGAAGAGTCCGTAGAATTCTGCACCGAGTTTCTTAGTCAGAATTACTCCACTGCCGGTCTTCCAAAGGGTCAAGATAATAAGATATCAGGTCCATTATCCGCTGTGATAATAATATCAGTGGAAGAGAAGGAGCGAGATGAAGCACATCTACATGTCCTTCTAAACAACGCTGAAGTGTTTCCATATATTCT AATGCATAAGGAATATCTTGAAGAAATTCACCGAGGGAAAAGGAAAAGCTTACATTGGCTCATGAGAGAGCACAATCGGCTCTTTGCTGATTGGTTTCAAAACAAA GTGAATGATGAACTAAGGGAGAACAACAAAGGTGTTTCAGATACGATAAGATGGCTCGCTGCCAAGCCATCATTTTCAGTACTAACTTATCAAGGTTATCTAGTGAATGGAGTGCGATATTTTACAAAGGAACGAGATGACATACGCATTGTTCAAAACAGCGGGGTGTCTGTCATTGCTAAAGCGGTCCAGGTTTCTAGTGCCAAGGACTTGAACCCCGTAGAAAGTGATTTGACATTTTACGGTATCATACAAGAGATATGGGAATTAGACTACCATGCATTCAAAGCTCCCTTGTTCCTGTGTAAATGGGCAAGTAATGATAAAGGAATAAGGGTTGATGATCTTGGGTTCACACTTGTGGATTTTAGTCGACAAGGTCACAAAAAAGATAAATATGTTTCTGTTGACCAAGTCAAGCAAGTGTTTTACCTTGAAGATCCCGTTGATGCTACCTGGTCTATTGTTCTGTCCTCCACAACTCGAGACTACCGTGAattgtataatgaagatgacttAGGAGATACGATCATGGAACATCCCCCATTCTGCACTGAAATCCCCGCAACTGATGTCACTACTGATGATGTCGCTCATACTGCTAGACCTAATGTTGAGGGAatttggattaaaaatactgCTACTAAAACTCCTGCACCTAATGTC TTTAG ACTAAGGGAGCAAAATGGCAAAGAAGCAAAAAGCCAAGAAAGTAATTTCGAAGAAAATGACAGGAAGAATAACTCTGAAAAGGTTGATGATGAGATTGTTCCTGATGACAAAACTTCAGAGACTTGTAATGATAAGTTGGTTCAAGTCCCTCCACAATATCAAACTCAAAGTAGTGGTGAAGAAATGATGACCACTTCTGAATCTGCAAAAAAAGGCTAG